The sequence GCGACTGCGCCGAGGTGTTCGACCGGGTCTCCGCGGAGTACGTCCAGGGCACCCTTCAGACGATGCTCCAGATGAGCGCCGTGCTGACCTACGCCGCTTCGGTGCCGGTGGTGAAGATCGGCAGGATCGCCGGCCAGTACGCGAAACCCCGTTCCAGCCCGACCGAGACCCGGGGCGGGGTGACCCTGCCCTCCTACCGGGGGGACGCGGTGAACGGCCTGGCCTTCACCGAGGAGGCCCGCACCCCCGATCCGGAACGGCTCAGGCGGATGTACCGGGCGTCCGCGTCGACGCTGAACCTGGTGCGCGCGTTCACCACCGGTGGCTACGCCGATCCGAGCCGGGTCCACACCTGGAACCGGGAGTTCGTGAAGTCCTCGCCGTCCGGGCGGCGTTACGAGGCCCTGGCGCGCGAGATCGACAAGGCCCTGGCCTTCATGAAGGCGTGCGGCACGGACCCGGAGCAGCTCAGGGCGGTGGAGTTCTACTCCTCGCACGAGGGGCTTCTGCTGGACTACGAGAACGCGCTGACCCGTACCGACGAGCGCACGGGGGAGCTGTACGACACCTCCGGGCACATGATCTGGATCGGTGAGCGCACCCGTGCGCTCGACGGTGCGCACATCGCGTTCGCCTCGAAGATCCGCAACCCCGTGGGCGTCAAGCTCGGCCCGTCGACGGACGTCGACGAGGTGCTCGCGTATCTCGACCGCCTCGATCCGGAGCGCGAGCCGGGCCGGCTGACCTTCATCGTCCGGATGGGGGCGTCCAAGGTCCGTGACCTGCTGCCCGGCCTGGTGGAGAAGGTCACGGCCTCCGGAGCCCGCCCGGTATGGGTGACGGATCCGATGCACGGCAACACCTTCGAGGCGGCCTCCGGCCACAAGACGCGCCGCTTCGACGACGTCCTGGACGAGGTGAGGGGCTTCTTCGAGGTGCACCACAGCCTGGGGACGCACCCGGGCGGCATCCATGTCGAGCTGACCGGTGACGATGTCACCGAGTGCGTCGGCGGCGGCCACGAGATCTTCGTGGACGATCTGCACCGGCGGTACGAGACGGCGTGCGACCCGCGGCTGAACCGCGGTCAGTCCCTCGATCTGGCCTTCCGGGTGGCCGAGTTCACCAGGAAGGGAGGAACGCCGCGGACCTGAGCACCGGACTCAGTGCGCGAGCGTGCTGTCGCCCGCGAGTGCCACGTCCAGGAGTCCGGGGAACCGGGCGTCGAGGTCCTCGCGGCGCAGCGACATATAGCGGTGGGTGCCCTCGATGCGGGTGTGTGTGACGCCCGCGTCGCGGAGCACCTTCAGATGGTGGGAGAGCGTCGACTTGGAGAGCGGGATGTCCAGGGTGCCGCAGGACTGCTCGTCGATGCCGACCAGGCTCCGGACGATCGAGAGCCGGGTCGGATCGCTCAGCGCGTGGAAGACCGCGGTGAGTTCGATGTCGGACCGGGCGGGGTGGCTGAGGGTGCGCACGGGCCCTCTCCTCTCGCTCGCCCCGGACCGCGGGGGGCCGGGAGCACCTGCCTGCCGATGGCTCGTAGGCTTCGTTCGTAGGTTTGCACATCATCGAAATAACGGCAAGCGTGCGGAAGCCCCGCGTCCACCGGGTGCGCACCCGCCCCCCCCGGTGCGCACCCGCCCCCTGCGCCCGCGCCGCTACCAGCTGTCCCAGTGCGCGATCTCGTCGGCATCGACCCGCGGTCCGGGCCGGAAGTCGGTGCCGATCGTGTGGGCCACCGGGATCAGCGCGGTCTGCAGAACGGTCTCGTAGGGCACTCCGAGCAGTTCGGCCGCCTCGCGCTCGTAGTGCAGATGAGGTGTGGTCCACGCCGTGCCGAGCCCGCGCGATCGGGCGGCCAGCATGAACTGCCAGACGGCCGGGAGGATCGACCCCCAGGTGTTGGCCTGCCCGACGTGCGAGTCGATCTCGTGACGCCCCTGGACCCGGATGCACGGGACGAGCAGCACGGGGACCTCGTGCAGATGCTCGAAGAGGTGCTGGGCGCTGTCCATGATCCGGTGGCCGCGCGCCAGATCACCGCGGTTCACCCCGTCCCGGACGACCTGCTGACGGGGACGCGCGAGCCCCAGGCGGTAGAGGTCCGCGAGGGCGGCACGCTTGGCCGGATCCGTCACGAAGACGAAGTCCCAGCGCTGCCGGTTGCGCCCGGTGGGTGCCTGGGTGGCCAGTTCGAGGCATTCCTCGATCAGCTTCCGTTCCACGGGCCGGGTCAGGTCGAGCCGCTTGCGGACGGCCCGGGTGGTGGTGAGTACTTCGTCGGCGGTCAGGTCGAGCGGGGGCATGGAGCTCCATCCGTGGTACGGGTGACATGGTCGCGGATCATGAGGGTCGAGGGGCGGCCGGGAGACGCGGTACGGCTGCCAGCAGCTGACGGGTGTACGGGTGCCGGGGTGTGCCCAGCACCTCGGCGACGGGGCCCTGTTCGACGATGTCGCCGTCGCGCATCACCAGGACCCGGTCGCTGACCTGCCGCACCACCGCCAGGTCGTGCGAGATGAACAGCATCGCCAGCCCGTACGCCGCGCGGAGCGACGCCAGCAGCTCCAGCACCTGGGCCTGCACCGTCACGTCGAGCGCGGAGACCGGCTCGTCGCAGACCAGCAGCCGCGGTGAGGTGGCCAGCGCACGGGCGATCGCCACGCGCTGACGCTGGCCTCCCGACAGCCGGGCCGGCCGTCGCTCCAGCACGGCCGTGTCGAGGCCGACCTGTTCCAGGAGCTCGGCCGCCCGCTCCCGGCGCCGCGCGCCGCGCGCCGGACCGGCCACGGACAGCGCCTCGTCGAGGAGGCGCCGCACGGTGAACCGGGGGTCGAACGAGCCGAGCGGGTCCTGATGGACGAGCTGGACGCCCCGGCGCAGCGGACGCCGCCGCCGTTCGTCCAGCGCGCTCCAGGGCCCGCCGTCCAGCCGGACCTCACCGGCGTCGGGCGCCAGCAGCCCCATCACCATGGCGGCGAGCGTGCTCTTCCCGGAACCCGACTCGCCCACGACGCCCAGCGTTTCGCCGTGCGCGAGCGTGAAGTCCAGGTTCCGGACCGCCGTGCGGACCCCGCCGTCCGGGGAGCGGTACCGCTTCACCAGCCCGCGCGCCGACAGCAGGACCGCGCCGGCTCCCGGCGCGGGCGGCGGGGCCGCGTCCCCGGCGTCCGATCGCGGCGGTGGCGCGTCCTCGGCCCCCGTCAGCGGCGCGTCCTCGCTCCGCGCCCCCTGCGGCCGTCCCTGCGCCGGTACGGCGTCGAGTGCCGGGACCGAGGAGATCAGGGTGCGCGTGTACGGGTGCCGAGGGGCTCCGAGCACCTGACCGGTCGAGCCGGTCTCCACCACCCGCCCCTGGGTCATCACCGCGATCCGGTCGGCGAGCTGGGCGACCACCGCGAGATCGTGGCTGATGAGCAGCAGGGCGGTTCCGGACTCCTTGAGCTCCCGCAGGAGTTCCAGCACGCGGGCCTGGACCGTGACATCCAGCGCGGTGGTGGGCTCGTCCGCGATCAGCACCCGCGGCCCGCCCGCCGTGGCCGAGGCGATCAGGGCGCGCTGGCGCAGCCCGCCGGAGAGCTGGTGCGGATACTGCCGGGCCCGCAGCTCCGGTTCCGGGACCCCGGCGTCGCGGAGCAGTCCGGTGACCCGCTCCGCCACCTCGCCGCGCCGGGCCAGCCGGTGGACCAGCAGCGGCTCGGCGACCTCGGCCCCCACCCGCCGCAGCGGGTCGAGTGCCGACAGGGCGTCCTGGGAGACGAGCCCCACCACCCGGCCGCGTACCGTGCGCCACTCGCGTTCGCGGAAGCCGGTGGCGTCACGGCCGTCGACCTGGAGCCCTTCGCTGCGGACGGCCGACTCCGGTCCGGCGAGGCCGATCAGGGCCCTGGCCGTCACGCTCTTGCCGGAGCCCGACTCGCCCACCAGCGCCAGGCATTCACCGGGAGCCAGGGTGAGGGAGACATCGTGGACCACCGTCCGGCGCCGGCGTCCGTGGCCGAAGGCGACGGTCAGACCGCGCACGGCCAGCGCGACGGCCGCGGGCTCGGCTCCGTCCGGCGGGGGGAGCGCCGGTGAGTCCGGGCCTTCCCGCGGCGGGCCGGCCGGTGGGTCCCCTGCGTGCTTCGGGGGGAGCGCCGGGTTCTTCGGGGGAGCGGTCATGCTCCGGGCCTGCCTTCCAGTCCGATGTGCAGGTGCCGCCCGACGACGGTGACGGCGATCACCGACACGGTGATCGCCGCGCCGGGGAACACCGCGATCCACCACGCGCTCTGCAAGGCGTCCCGCCCCTGGGCGAGCATCGCCCCCCACTCCGGGGTGGGCGCCTTGGGGCCGAGGCCGAGGAAACTGAGCGCGGAGCCGGAGATGATCGCCGTACCGACACCGAGCGTCGCGGGGACGACCAGCGGGCCGAGGGTGTTGGGCAGGACGTGCCGCAGCACCACGGTGCGGCGGCGCAGCCCGAGCCCGATGGCGGAGCGGATGTACTCCGCCCTGCGGACCACCTGGGCCTGCCCCCGGATCAGCCGTGCGTATCCCGGCACCGAGGCGACCGCGATGGCCAGCGCCGCGTTGACCGAGCTGGGTCCCACCACGGCGATCACCAGGAGGGCGAGCAGCAGTTCGGGCAGCGCCAGCATGATGTCCATGCCGCGCATCGCCGCCTGGTCGGCGAACCGTCCGAGCAGCGCGGCGGGCAGACCGATCAGCAGGCCCACCAGCACCCCGAGTGCGGTCGCTCCGACGCCCAGCAGCAGGGAGTGACGCGCCCCGTGGATCACCCGGGCGTACACGTCGCGGCCCAGTTGGTCCGTGCCGAACCAGTGGTCGGTACCGGGCGGCAGCAGGGCGGCGACCGGATCGGCGTCCGTGGGAGAGGCCCCCGTCAGCAGTCCGGGGCTGACGCAGGCGACGGCGGCGGCCGCCAGGACGGCCGCGGAGAGCAGCAGGCCGGGCCGGAACCCGGCCAGCCGCTCCCGCAGGGGGCCGGTGGCGGGCCGGACCAGGACGCCGCCGGCGGGCTGGGCGCTCATACGGGGCTCCTGAGGCGCGGATCGGCCCAGAGGCAGACCAGATCCGCGATCGCGTTGACGACGAGATAGACGGTGGCGGACAACAGGACGAGCCCCACGACCACCGGGATGTCCCGGCCGGAGATCGCGTCCAGCGCCACCCGGCCGAGGCCCGGACGGGCGAACACGGTCTCCACGAGCACCGTTCCGCCGAGCAGCCCGCCGGCCAGCCAGCCGCTGAGGGTGACGGCGGGTACGGCGGCGTGCCGCAGTGCGTGCCGCAGCCGCAGTGCGGTGCCGCCCAGCCCCCGGGAGCGGGCGGTGAGCGCGAACGGCTGGTGCAGCGCGGCCTCCATCCCCTCCCGGAGCACCTGGGCGAGCAGGGAGCCGAACGGCACCGCGAGCGTGACGGCCGGCAGCACCAGCGAACGCCAGTCGCCCGCTCCGGCCACCGGAAACACGTTCAGCCGGAACGAGAAGACGGTGAGCAGCACGATGCCGAGCCAGAACGCCGGGGTGGAGACGGCCATCAGTTCCGCCCCGGAGACGGCGCCGCGCACCCGGCGGCGCCGTCCCGCCGTCGCCGTGGCCGTGACCAGGG is a genomic window of Streptomyces sp. NBC_01237 containing:
- a CDS encoding class II 3-deoxy-7-phosphoheptulonate synthase, with product MRSAVPGSAATGQQPAYPDPEALNGVLAELAAYPPLVFAGECDQLRDRLAAVARGEAFLLQGGDCAEVFDRVSAEYVQGTLQTMLQMSAVLTYAASVPVVKIGRIAGQYAKPRSSPTETRGGVTLPSYRGDAVNGLAFTEEARTPDPERLRRMYRASASTLNLVRAFTTGGYADPSRVHTWNREFVKSSPSGRRYEALAREIDKALAFMKACGTDPEQLRAVEFYSSHEGLLLDYENALTRTDERTGELYDTSGHMIWIGERTRALDGAHIAFASKIRNPVGVKLGPSTDVDEVLAYLDRLDPEREPGRLTFIVRMGASKVRDLLPGLVEKVTASGARPVWVTDPMHGNTFEAASGHKTRRFDDVLDEVRGFFEVHHSLGTHPGGIHVELTGDDVTECVGGGHEIFVDDLHRRYETACDPRLNRGQSLDLAFRVAEFTRKGGTPRT
- a CDS encoding ArsR/SmtB family transcription factor; its protein translation is MRTLSHPARSDIELTAVFHALSDPTRLSIVRSLVGIDEQSCGTLDIPLSKSTLSHHLKVLRDAGVTHTRIEGTHRYMSLRREDLDARFPGLLDVALAGDSTLAH
- a CDS encoding nitroreductase family protein — its product is MPPLDLTADEVLTTTRAVRKRLDLTRPVERKLIEECLELATQAPTGRNRQRWDFVFVTDPAKRAALADLYRLGLARPRQQVVRDGVNRGDLARGHRIMDSAQHLFEHLHEVPVLLVPCIRVQGRHEIDSHVGQANTWGSILPAVWQFMLAARSRGLGTAWTTPHLHYEREAAELLGVPYETVLQTALIPVAHTIGTDFRPGPRVDADEIAHWDSW
- a CDS encoding ABC transporter ATP-binding protein, encoding MTAPPKNPALPPKHAGDPPAGPPREGPDSPALPPPDGAEPAAVALAVRGLTVAFGHGRRRRTVVHDVSLTLAPGECLALVGESGSGKSVTARALIGLAGPESAVRSEGLQVDGRDATGFREREWRTVRGRVVGLVSQDALSALDPLRRVGAEVAEPLLVHRLARRGEVAERVTGLLRDAGVPEPELRARQYPHQLSGGLRQRALIASATAGGPRVLIADEPTTALDVTVQARVLELLRELKESGTALLLISHDLAVVAQLADRIAVMTQGRVVETGSTGQVLGAPRHPYTRTLISSVPALDAVPAQGRPQGARSEDAPLTGAEDAPPPRSDAGDAAPPPAPGAGAVLLSARGLVKRYRSPDGGVRTAVRNLDFTLAHGETLGVVGESGSGKSTLAAMVMGLLAPDAGEVRLDGGPWSALDERRRRPLRRGVQLVHQDPLGSFDPRFTVRRLLDEALSVAGPARGARRRERAAELLEQVGLDTAVLERRPARLSGGQRQRVAIARALATSPRLLVCDEPVSALDVTVQAQVLELLASLRAAYGLAMLFISHDLAVVRQVSDRVLVMRDGDIVEQGPVAEVLGTPRHPYTRQLLAAVPRLPAAPRPS
- a CDS encoding ABC transporter permease, which gives rise to MSAQPAGGVLVRPATGPLRERLAGFRPGLLLSAAVLAAAAVACVSPGLLTGASPTDADPVAALLPPGTDHWFGTDQLGRDVYARVIHGARHSLLLGVGATALGVLVGLLIGLPAALLGRFADQAAMRGMDIMLALPELLLALLVIAVVGPSSVNAALAIAVASVPGYARLIRGQAQVVRRAEYIRSAIGLGLRRRTVVLRHVLPNTLGPLVVPATLGVGTAIISGSALSFLGLGPKAPTPEWGAMLAQGRDALQSAWWIAVFPGAAITVSVIAVTVVGRHLHIGLEGRPGA
- a CDS encoding ABC transporter permease, which encodes MSGRLPPAGRWLLHRAVGAVLVLWGAASLTFLVLHLVPGDPVTTLLGASATDSAALREEIRHEYHLDDPLAVQYVSFLGRLVTGDLGSSYQQQQPVSLIIGEQVGDTAELALSALALLVVAALVTATATAGRRRRVRGAVSGAELMAVSTPAFWLGIVLLTVFSFRLNVFPVAGAGDWRSLVLPAVTLAVPFGSLLAQVLREGMEAALHQPFALTARSRGLGGTALRLRHALRHAAVPAVTLSGWLAGGLLGGTVLVETVFARPGLGRVALDAISGRDIPVVVGLVLLSATVYLVVNAIADLVCLWADPRLRSPV